A stretch of Oncorhynchus mykiss isolate Arlee chromosome 26, USDA_OmykA_1.1, whole genome shotgun sequence DNA encodes these proteins:
- the LOC110506453 gene encoding ubiquitin-like protein 7 isoform X1: protein MIHYYHNVYSNTSALVSVIVDHVTKHGLNIISTKQIQQLMMSGWHLSLKLVDQPKSTFHFPETMPGDVSPGGYRVSTLKQLVSAQLPDSLPDPELIELVHCGRKLKDDLSLDSCGIQPGSTLHILKRTWPEPDINPEPVNRTTAAREFRVLQAALHSNSTYRDSVFKMLTNKESLDQIIVATPGLRSDPVALGVLQDKDLFVQFTDPNMLDVLISSHPALVNAIILVLHSVAGSMPAQSSAGSSRNVSSSSYSDMPGGFMFEGMSDDDEDFQLSNQAGPSNRTGGPAGMRPVSLGHSGATGPRPITQSELATALALASTPESSAVTPTAGAQQDTSSGVPPTPAGTPVSNDLFSQALQQALQASSMSSLQGRWQSQLQQLRDMGIQDEELMLRALQATEGDIQSALELIFAGGPGL, encoded by the exons ATGATACATTATTACCATAATGTATATTCCAATACTTCCGCCTTGGTCAGCGTGATTGTGGACCACGTGACTAAACACGGACTAAACATCATTTCAACAAAGCAAATC CAACAGCTTATGATGTCGGGGTGGCACCTGTCATTGAAGCTGGTGGATCAGCCCAAATCCACCTTCCACTTCCCCGAGACTATGCCTGGAGACGTGTCTCCCGGCGGGTACCGAGTCTCTACTCTGAAACAACTCGTTTCGGCACAGCTCCCGGATTCCCTACCGGACCCCGAACTCATAG AGCTGGTACACTGTGGTCGCAAGTTGAAGGATGACCTGTCTTTAGACTCCTGTGGGATCCAGCCTGGATCCACCCTGCACATCCTCAAAAGGACCTGGCCTGAACCAGACATCAATCCAG AGCCAGTGAACAGGACGACTGCAGCCAGGGAGTTCCGTGTGCTGCAGGCAGCCCTCCACTCCAACTCCACCTACAGAGACTCG GTGTTTAAGATGCTGACTAATAAGGAGTCTCTAGATCAGATCATTGTGGCCACGCCAGGGCTTAGATCTGACCCGGTAGCGCTAG GAGTGCTCCAAGACAAAGATCTATTTGTGCAATTCACAGACCCTAACATGCTGGATGT GTTGATCAGTTCTCACCCAGCCCTGGTCAATGCCATCATCCTGGTCCTCCACTCAGTGGCTGGCAGCATGCCTGCTCAGTCCAGCGCCGGCTCCTCCCGCAACGTCTCCTCCAGCTCCTACAGTGACATGCCAG GAGGGTTTATGTTTGAGGGCATGTCTGATGACGATGAAGATTTCCAATTG AGCAATCAGGCAGGACCATCCAACCGAACCGGGGGCCCAGCAGGAATGCGGCCAGTGTCccttggccatagtggagctACAGGCCCTCGACCCATAACACAGAGTGAGCTGGCCACTGCCCTGGCCCTGGCCAGTACTCCTGAGAGCAGTGCTGTTACTCCCACTGCAGGGGCGCAG CAGGACACCTCATCTGGAGTGCCTCCCACGCCAGCAGGGACTCCTGTCAGCAATGACCTTTTCAGCCAGGCACTGCAGCAGGCTCTGCAGGCCTCCAGCATGTCCTCTCTGCAG GGGCGTTGGCAGTCCCAGCTGCAGCAGCTGAGAGACATGGGGATCCAGGATGAGGAGCTGATGTTACGGGCGCTCCAGGCTACAGAGGGGGACATCCAGTCAGCTCTGGAGCTCATCTTCGCTGGAGGGCCAGGACTCTGA
- the LOC110506453 gene encoding ubiquitin-like protein 7 isoform X3: MIHYYHNVYSNTSALVSVIVDHVTKHGLNIISTKQILMMSGWHLSLKLVDQPKSTFHFPETMPGDVSPGGYRVSTLKQLVSAQLPDSLPDPELIELVHCGRKLKDDLSLDSCGIQPGSTLHILKRTWPEPDINPEPVNRTTAAREFRVLQAALHSNSTYRDSVFKMLTNKESLDQIIVATPGLRSDPVALGVLQDKDLFVQFTDPNMLDVLISSHPALVNAIILVLHSVAGSMPAQSSAGSSRNVSSSSYSDMPGGFMFEGMSDDDEDFQLSNQAGPSNRTGGPAGMRPVSLGHSGATGPRPITQSELATALALASTPESSAVTPTAGAQQDTSSGVPPTPAGTPVSNDLFSQALQQALQASSMSSLQGRWQSQLQQLRDMGIQDEELMLRALQATEGDIQSALELIFAGGPGL, translated from the exons ATGATACATTATTACCATAATGTATATTCCAATACTTCCGCCTTGGTCAGCGTGATTGTGGACCACGTGACTAAACACGGACTAAACATCATTTCAACAAAGCAAATC CTTATGATGTCGGGGTGGCACCTGTCATTGAAGCTGGTGGATCAGCCCAAATCCACCTTCCACTTCCCCGAGACTATGCCTGGAGACGTGTCTCCCGGCGGGTACCGAGTCTCTACTCTGAAACAACTCGTTTCGGCACAGCTCCCGGATTCCCTACCGGACCCCGAACTCATAG AGCTGGTACACTGTGGTCGCAAGTTGAAGGATGACCTGTCTTTAGACTCCTGTGGGATCCAGCCTGGATCCACCCTGCACATCCTCAAAAGGACCTGGCCTGAACCAGACATCAATCCAG AGCCAGTGAACAGGACGACTGCAGCCAGGGAGTTCCGTGTGCTGCAGGCAGCCCTCCACTCCAACTCCACCTACAGAGACTCG GTGTTTAAGATGCTGACTAATAAGGAGTCTCTAGATCAGATCATTGTGGCCACGCCAGGGCTTAGATCTGACCCGGTAGCGCTAG GAGTGCTCCAAGACAAAGATCTATTTGTGCAATTCACAGACCCTAACATGCTGGATGT GTTGATCAGTTCTCACCCAGCCCTGGTCAATGCCATCATCCTGGTCCTCCACTCAGTGGCTGGCAGCATGCCTGCTCAGTCCAGCGCCGGCTCCTCCCGCAACGTCTCCTCCAGCTCCTACAGTGACATGCCAG GAGGGTTTATGTTTGAGGGCATGTCTGATGACGATGAAGATTTCCAATTG AGCAATCAGGCAGGACCATCCAACCGAACCGGGGGCCCAGCAGGAATGCGGCCAGTGTCccttggccatagtggagctACAGGCCCTCGACCCATAACACAGAGTGAGCTGGCCACTGCCCTGGCCCTGGCCAGTACTCCTGAGAGCAGTGCTGTTACTCCCACTGCAGGGGCGCAG CAGGACACCTCATCTGGAGTGCCTCCCACGCCAGCAGGGACTCCTGTCAGCAATGACCTTTTCAGCCAGGCACTGCAGCAGGCTCTGCAGGCCTCCAGCATGTCCTCTCTGCAG GGGCGTTGGCAGTCCCAGCTGCAGCAGCTGAGAGACATGGGGATCCAGGATGAGGAGCTGATGTTACGGGCGCTCCAGGCTACAGAGGGGGACATCCAGTCAGCTCTGGAGCTCATCTTCGCTGGAGGGCCAGGACTCTGA
- the LOC110506453 gene encoding ubiquitin-like protein 7 isoform X2 has product MIHYYHNVYSNTSALVSVIVDHVTKHGLNIISTKQIQQLMMSGWHLSLKLVDQPKSTFHFPETMPGDVSPGGYRVSTLKQLVSAQLPDSLPDPELIELVHCGRKLKDDLSLDSCGIQPGSTLHILKRTWPEPDINPEPVNRTTAAREFRVLQAALHSNSTYRDSVFKMLTNKESLDQIIVATPGLRSDPVALGVLQDKDLFVQFTDPNMLDVLISSHPALVNAIILVLHSVAGSMPAQSSAGSSRNVSSSSYSDMPGGFMFEGMSDDDEDFQLSNQAGPSNRTGGPAGMRPVSLGHSGATGPRPITQSELATALALASTPESSAVTPTAGAQDTSSGVPPTPAGTPVSNDLFSQALQQALQASSMSSLQGRWQSQLQQLRDMGIQDEELMLRALQATEGDIQSALELIFAGGPGL; this is encoded by the exons ATGATACATTATTACCATAATGTATATTCCAATACTTCCGCCTTGGTCAGCGTGATTGTGGACCACGTGACTAAACACGGACTAAACATCATTTCAACAAAGCAAATC CAACAGCTTATGATGTCGGGGTGGCACCTGTCATTGAAGCTGGTGGATCAGCCCAAATCCACCTTCCACTTCCCCGAGACTATGCCTGGAGACGTGTCTCCCGGCGGGTACCGAGTCTCTACTCTGAAACAACTCGTTTCGGCACAGCTCCCGGATTCCCTACCGGACCCCGAACTCATAG AGCTGGTACACTGTGGTCGCAAGTTGAAGGATGACCTGTCTTTAGACTCCTGTGGGATCCAGCCTGGATCCACCCTGCACATCCTCAAAAGGACCTGGCCTGAACCAGACATCAATCCAG AGCCAGTGAACAGGACGACTGCAGCCAGGGAGTTCCGTGTGCTGCAGGCAGCCCTCCACTCCAACTCCACCTACAGAGACTCG GTGTTTAAGATGCTGACTAATAAGGAGTCTCTAGATCAGATCATTGTGGCCACGCCAGGGCTTAGATCTGACCCGGTAGCGCTAG GAGTGCTCCAAGACAAAGATCTATTTGTGCAATTCACAGACCCTAACATGCTGGATGT GTTGATCAGTTCTCACCCAGCCCTGGTCAATGCCATCATCCTGGTCCTCCACTCAGTGGCTGGCAGCATGCCTGCTCAGTCCAGCGCCGGCTCCTCCCGCAACGTCTCCTCCAGCTCCTACAGTGACATGCCAG GAGGGTTTATGTTTGAGGGCATGTCTGATGACGATGAAGATTTCCAATTG AGCAATCAGGCAGGACCATCCAACCGAACCGGGGGCCCAGCAGGAATGCGGCCAGTGTCccttggccatagtggagctACAGGCCCTCGACCCATAACACAGAGTGAGCTGGCCACTGCCCTGGCCCTGGCCAGTACTCCTGAGAGCAGTGCTGTTACTCCCACTGCAGGGGCGCAG GACACCTCATCTGGAGTGCCTCCCACGCCAGCAGGGACTCCTGTCAGCAATGACCTTTTCAGCCAGGCACTGCAGCAGGCTCTGCAGGCCTCCAGCATGTCCTCTCTGCAG GGGCGTTGGCAGTCCCAGCTGCAGCAGCTGAGAGACATGGGGATCCAGGATGAGGAGCTGATGTTACGGGCGCTCCAGGCTACAGAGGGGGACATCCAGTCAGCTCTGGAGCTCATCTTCGCTGGAGGGCCAGGACTCTGA
- the LOC110506453 gene encoding ubiquitin-like protein 7 isoform X4: MMSGWHLSLKLVDQPKSTFHFPETMPGDVSPGGYRVSTLKQLVSAQLPDSLPDPELIELVHCGRKLKDDLSLDSCGIQPGSTLHILKRTWPEPDINPEPVNRTTAAREFRVLQAALHSNSTYRDSVFKMLTNKESLDQIIVATPGLRSDPVALGVLQDKDLFVQFTDPNMLDVLISSHPALVNAIILVLHSVAGSMPAQSSAGSSRNVSSSSYSDMPGGFMFEGMSDDDEDFQLSNQAGPSNRTGGPAGMRPVSLGHSGATGPRPITQSELATALALASTPESSAVTPTAGAQQDTSSGVPPTPAGTPVSNDLFSQALQQALQASSMSSLQGRWQSQLQQLRDMGIQDEELMLRALQATEGDIQSALELIFAGGPGL; this comes from the exons ATGATGTCGGGGTGGCACCTGTCATTGAAGCTGGTGGATCAGCCCAAATCCACCTTCCACTTCCCCGAGACTATGCCTGGAGACGTGTCTCCCGGCGGGTACCGAGTCTCTACTCTGAAACAACTCGTTTCGGCACAGCTCCCGGATTCCCTACCGGACCCCGAACTCATAG AGCTGGTACACTGTGGTCGCAAGTTGAAGGATGACCTGTCTTTAGACTCCTGTGGGATCCAGCCTGGATCCACCCTGCACATCCTCAAAAGGACCTGGCCTGAACCAGACATCAATCCAG AGCCAGTGAACAGGACGACTGCAGCCAGGGAGTTCCGTGTGCTGCAGGCAGCCCTCCACTCCAACTCCACCTACAGAGACTCG GTGTTTAAGATGCTGACTAATAAGGAGTCTCTAGATCAGATCATTGTGGCCACGCCAGGGCTTAGATCTGACCCGGTAGCGCTAG GAGTGCTCCAAGACAAAGATCTATTTGTGCAATTCACAGACCCTAACATGCTGGATGT GTTGATCAGTTCTCACCCAGCCCTGGTCAATGCCATCATCCTGGTCCTCCACTCAGTGGCTGGCAGCATGCCTGCTCAGTCCAGCGCCGGCTCCTCCCGCAACGTCTCCTCCAGCTCCTACAGTGACATGCCAG GAGGGTTTATGTTTGAGGGCATGTCTGATGACGATGAAGATTTCCAATTG AGCAATCAGGCAGGACCATCCAACCGAACCGGGGGCCCAGCAGGAATGCGGCCAGTGTCccttggccatagtggagctACAGGCCCTCGACCCATAACACAGAGTGAGCTGGCCACTGCCCTGGCCCTGGCCAGTACTCCTGAGAGCAGTGCTGTTACTCCCACTGCAGGGGCGCAG CAGGACACCTCATCTGGAGTGCCTCCCACGCCAGCAGGGACTCCTGTCAGCAATGACCTTTTCAGCCAGGCACTGCAGCAGGCTCTGCAGGCCTCCAGCATGTCCTCTCTGCAG GGGCGTTGGCAGTCCCAGCTGCAGCAGCTGAGAGACATGGGGATCCAGGATGAGGAGCTGATGTTACGGGCGCTCCAGGCTACAGAGGGGGACATCCAGTCAGCTCTGGAGCTCATCTTCGCTGGAGGGCCAGGACTCTGA